From Lysinibacillus sp. SGAir0095, the proteins below share one genomic window:
- a CDS encoding YjcZ family sporulation protein — protein MYCNGGYSKNNNEFVLIVVLFILLIIVGAYYFNY, from the coding sequence ATGTATTGCAACGGAGGATATTCTAAAAATAACAATGAGTTCGTTTTAATCGTTGTATTATTCATTCTTTTAATTATTGTTGGTGCTTACTACTTCAACTACTAA